Proteins encoded by one window of Candidatus Aminicenantes bacterium:
- a CDS encoding adenylate/guanylate cyclase domain-containing protein: MSKLRSLPAFLLVFIAVELFFHFFFTDFENAVYDLKLVTFAKKVDSNVVLVSIDDYSLEFYRENFNIPWPWPRSFYARMLELLTQSRAVAFDIIFAEQSLYEGEDRIFADAVRESGNVLFPVIFTAESGKGPLISRFALKNPPAMEIQTYSGVRTPIEMLLNSCRGIGAVNQEPEQDGLYRRLRHYFCYRGKTYPSFPLAILSSTDLERDTLQVPLDDDGKVALKFYTKDSFETYNAAAVIQSALQLQKGEEPQLSPALFKDRIVIVGATASGLLDFRPYPLDSKGTGYEIVAHGLENLLRRDFIKPLPAFWTHFALFLTGLLLHMLLLQISSLTKEVGMIFFFLVLLAGSNLALFVAGRQLPLLSFALLFVAIGSYNGYRGYSQSRREKIFVQNLFKNYVSEKLLDRIMDDPGVLQLGGEKVPVTIYFSDLAGFTTLSEKLSAEEVVLLLNRYLERMTTIILAHDGYVDKFEGDAVMAFWGAPLPQPDQRELAARAALLCQKELQNLNREFSENGWPEFSMRIGLNSGAAVAGNIGSERKFEYTLIGDAVNFASRLEGVNKFYGTKIAMGENCARGIPNDLLFRKLDRVKVKGKTEAEEIYELIGKTDDFSALEIKAFRDFETALERYFNGGFESAARIFSRLAGKDAVAGVFLERCRQLLNNPPEEWDGVWVFHEK; this comes from the coding sequence ATGTCGAAGCTGAGGTCGTTGCCGGCTTTTCTGTTGGTCTTTATCGCGGTTGAATTGTTCTTTCACTTTTTTTTTACGGATTTCGAAAACGCGGTTTACGACTTGAAACTCGTAACCTTCGCCAAAAAAGTGGATTCCAATGTTGTACTGGTCAGTATCGACGACTACAGCCTGGAGTTCTACCGCGAGAATTTTAACATTCCCTGGCCCTGGCCGCGCTCATTTTACGCCCGTATGCTGGAATTGCTGACCCAATCGCGGGCGGTGGCATTTGACATTATTTTTGCCGAGCAAAGCCTATACGAAGGTGAAGACCGGATTTTCGCCGACGCAGTACGTGAAAGCGGTAACGTGCTTTTCCCCGTGATTTTTACCGCTGAAAGCGGGAAAGGTCCATTAATTTCCAGGTTCGCTCTAAAAAACCCTCCGGCTATGGAGATCCAGACATACTCCGGCGTGCGGACTCCAATCGAAATGTTGCTCAACTCCTGCCGCGGAATCGGCGCGGTCAACCAGGAGCCGGAACAAGACGGTTTGTACCGAAGATTGCGCCACTATTTCTGCTATCGCGGAAAAACCTACCCGTCCTTTCCCCTGGCAATTCTCTCTTCCACGGATCTGGAGAGGGACACGCTGCAGGTGCCGCTGGACGATGATGGCAAGGTCGCGTTGAAATTCTATACCAAGGACAGTTTTGAAACCTATAATGCCGCCGCGGTCATTCAGTCCGCGTTGCAGTTGCAGAAGGGCGAAGAGCCCCAGCTTTCTCCGGCGCTCTTTAAAGACCGGATCGTGATCGTGGGCGCGACCGCCTCCGGATTGCTCGATTTCAGGCCCTATCCCTTGGACAGCAAGGGCACCGGATACGAGATCGTGGCGCACGGCCTGGAGAACTTGCTGCGCCGCGATTTTATTAAGCCACTGCCGGCGTTCTGGACCCATTTCGCCCTTTTTCTCACGGGGCTGCTGTTGCACATGCTGCTGTTGCAAATTTCTTCGCTTACGAAAGAAGTGGGGATGATATTTTTTTTCCTGGTACTTCTGGCCGGTTCCAACCTGGCGTTATTTGTCGCCGGCCGGCAACTACCCCTGCTTTCCTTTGCCTTGCTGTTTGTCGCCATCGGCTCTTACAATGGCTATCGCGGTTACAGCCAGAGTCGGCGCGAAAAGATCTTTGTGCAGAACCTTTTCAAAAATTACGTTTCTGAAAAGCTCTTGGACAGGATCATGGATGATCCGGGAGTATTACAGCTCGGCGGTGAGAAAGTTCCCGTAACCATCTATTTTTCGGACCTGGCCGGGTTCACCACGCTTTCAGAAAAGTTGTCCGCGGAAGAGGTCGTTTTGCTCTTGAACCGCTATCTTGAGCGCATGACCACCATCATCCTGGCGCATGACGGGTATGTGGATAAATTCGAGGGCGACGCCGTGATGGCTTTCTGGGGGGCCCCATTGCCGCAACCCGATCAGCGTGAGTTGGCGGCCCGGGCCGCCCTGCTGTGTCAAAAGGAACTGCAAAATTTGAATCGTGAATTCAGTGAAAATGGTTGGCCGGAGTTCAGTATGCGCATCGGCTTGAACTCCGGCGCCGCGGTGGCCGGAAATATCGGCAGCGAGCGTAAGTTCGAGTATACTTTGATCGGTGACGCGGTCAATTTCGCTTCGCGCCTGGAGGGTGTCAACAAGTTTTACGGTACAAAGATCGCCATGGGTGAAAACTGTGCCCGTGGAATTCCGAACGACCTGCTTTTCCGCAAACTGGACCGGGTAAAGGTCAAGGGCAAAACCGAAGCAGAGGAAATCTATGAACTGATTGGAAAAACAGATGATTTTTCCGCTCTAGAGATTAAGGCTTTTCGCGATTTCGAAACCGCTTTGGAACGTTATTTTAACGGTGGTTTTGAGTCGGCCGCCCGGATTTTTTCAAGACTTGCCGGTAAAGATGCGGTTGCGGGGGTGTTTCTGGAACGGTGCCGACAACTGTTGAACAATCCGCCTGAGGAGTGGGACGGAGTCTGGGTCTTTCACGAAAAATAG
- a CDS encoding peptidase M48 has translation MKRLKFFVFMLVSVSVVLSATDLKKLKKAVDITKKGVEAQRKINEKEEYYIGRAVGATILSRYKLSRNREITAYLARLGTFIALRSDRPQTFLGYRFAMLDTDEVNAFAAPSGIIFVTRGLVEVCEDEDELAAALAHEVSHIVSKDPTQAIKSDRMKSFAIKTAAELTSGSNETVELFRNMVTDVSNTLLEKGYSRSQEKKADLAAVKLLEKCRYNSAAIVSLLEKLHEREEKKAGIYSAHPSCAKRLEYLKSAVAKPEINAGYQKRKERFTRIRELCRS, from the coding sequence ATGAAACGGCTGAAGTTTTTTGTCTTTATGCTTGTCTCGGTCTCAGTCGTTTTAAGCGCCACTGATTTGAAAAAATTGAAAAAAGCCGTGGATATCACCAAGAAAGGAGTGGAAGCCCAGCGCAAGATAAATGAAAAAGAGGAATACTATATCGGGCGTGCCGTTGGCGCCACCATCCTCAGTCGTTACAAGCTTTCCAGAAACAGAGAGATCACCGCATACCTGGCCAGACTCGGAACCTTTATCGCCCTGCGTTCCGACCGCCCCCAGACCTTTCTGGGATACCGGTTTGCCATGCTGGACACAGATGAGGTCAACGCCTTTGCCGCACCTTCGGGGATTATTTTCGTTACACGGGGATTGGTTGAGGTCTGCGAAGATGAGGATGAACTCGCGGCCGCATTGGCGCATGAAGTTTCCCACATTGTTTCCAAGGACCCCACTCAGGCGATCAAATCCGACCGTATGAAAAGTTTCGCCATAAAAACCGCCGCTGAATTGACTTCGGGAAGCAACGAAACGGTTGAGCTTTTCCGCAATATGGTTACGGATGTGTCCAACACGCTGCTGGAAAAGGGGTATTCCCGCTCCCAGGAAAAGAAAGCCGACCTGGCGGCGGTTAAACTGCTGGAAAAGTGCAGGTATAACTCCGCGGCAATTGTGTCGTTGCTTGAGAAACTGCATGAGCGTGAAGAAAAAAAAGCCGGGATCTACTCCGCACATCCCTCCTGCGCCAAGCGCCTTGAATACCTTAAATCCGCGGTTGCCAAGCCCGAGATCAATGCCGGCTATCAGAAAAGGAAAGAGCGGTTCACCCGGATCCGGGAGTTATGTCGAAGCTGA
- a CDS encoding HAMP domain-containing histidine kinase, producing the protein MPKKKRTQLLFLTITLLVLSALVLYMNRVNRIQLQHQIEAITRGEGAALNELMQKAGALLAESGHDVLENFLQRLARIPAVVYAGMYRNDELYHLYTRYEGYFPVSTNLPELALLESPLGQILNIRSRFRDNSGNKWTIHLGFHSDYLDTLNRNARKGLLVQAFIMLFFIATILVLITSFDRRHFRHRMELERERESRERLEELALFSAEIAHEIKNPLNSLALTLEVIQGRLKEHPDDRSGRYIKAGRDEVRRITGILESYSRLSRPVRPVAQRVNLASLLKDLQTALEGETFARRASLEMPALPRLMFELDPDLLRQILRNLIQNSLEAGSSKVKLTAAVKKDWLHIALEDNGEGIDPELQEKVFQPYISAKTKGTGLGLFVARRLVTAMGGEIRLHESRPGKTRFCIRIPRGEISER; encoded by the coding sequence ATGCCCAAAAAGAAACGCACGCAACTGTTGTTTTTGACCATCACCTTGCTGGTGTTATCTGCGCTGGTTTTGTACATGAACCGCGTCAACCGCATCCAACTGCAACATCAGATCGAAGCCATTACCCGTGGAGAAGGAGCGGCCCTCAACGAGCTCATGCAGAAAGCCGGCGCATTGCTGGCGGAATCAGGCCATGACGTTCTGGAAAATTTCCTTCAGCGCCTGGCACGCATTCCCGCTGTCGTGTACGCGGGCATGTACCGAAATGATGAACTCTATCATCTGTATACGCGTTATGAAGGCTATTTTCCCGTCTCCACAAATCTGCCGGAACTGGCGCTGCTGGAATCCCCGCTGGGTCAGATACTCAATATCCGCAGCCGCTTCAGAGACAACAGCGGAAACAAATGGACCATCCACCTGGGCTTTCATTCAGATTACCTGGATACCCTGAACCGCAACGCCAGGAAAGGGCTTCTGGTTCAGGCGTTCATCATGTTGTTTTTTATCGCCACCATTCTGGTGTTGATCACCTCGTTTGATCGCCGCCATTTCCGCCACCGCATGGAGTTGGAGCGGGAACGGGAATCGCGGGAACGGCTGGAAGAGCTGGCCCTGTTTTCCGCGGAAATCGCCCACGAGATCAAGAACCCCTTAAACTCGCTGGCGTTGACACTGGAGGTTATACAAGGGCGCTTGAAAGAACACCCGGATGATCGTTCCGGCAGATACATCAAGGCCGGCCGCGATGAAGTGCGGCGCATCACCGGCATCCTGGAATCCTATTCCCGTCTTTCCAGGCCGGTCAGACCGGTTGCGCAAAGGGTAAACCTCGCTTCGCTGCTCAAGGACCTGCAAACCGCACTGGAAGGCGAAACTTTCGCCAGGAGAGCTTCATTAGAGATGCCGGCATTGCCCCGGTTGATGTTCGAACTCGATCCCGACCTGTTGCGACAGATACTGAGAAACCTTATCCAGAACAGCCTTGAAGCGGGTTCCTCCAAGGTAAAACTGACCGCCGCGGTTAAAAAAGACTGGCTGCATATCGCCCTGGAGGACAATGGCGAAGGCATCGATCCTGAACTCCAAGAAAAAGTTTTTCAACCCTACATCTCGGCAAAAACCAAGGGTACGGGTCTGGGCCTGTTCGTAGCCCGGAGACTGGTTACCGCCATGGGCGGAGAAATCCGCCTGCATGAGTCGCGACCGGGAAAAACCCGTTTTTGCATTCGTATCCCCAGAGGAGAAATCAGTGAACGTTGA
- a CDS encoding cation transporter, which translates to MRDDNTNNDTGRQGGIRVTLWGALGNILLSLMKFAAGIVGHSRALVADGVHSLSDLGSDLVVIGGLRLAARPEDRTHRYGHGKYEALATLVLGGLLGLAGLGIAVSAMSSALDMLKGSVSAPPRLVAVIAAALSILVKEGLFQWTRSEARRIDSPALMANAYHHRSDALSSVATLSGVLGAMLLGERGRILDPLAALVVAGMILVAAWRILQESGNELLEAAVEPDVEKEILEIIQSVPGAMNLHQLRTRRVGPRMVIDLHLDVDARLSLSAAHAISQTAEDRLRNAFGRETIIYIHIEPGDIVSKTHI; encoded by the coding sequence ATGCGGGATGACAACACAAATAACGATACCGGCAGGCAGGGTGGAATCAGGGTCACTTTGTGGGGGGCACTGGGCAACATCCTGCTTTCACTTATGAAGTTCGCAGCGGGAATTGTGGGCCATAGCCGCGCGCTGGTGGCGGACGGGGTGCATTCGCTTTCAGACCTTGGGTCCGATCTCGTGGTAATTGGCGGATTGCGCCTTGCCGCTCGGCCGGAAGATCGTACCCATCGTTATGGTCACGGCAAATACGAAGCCCTGGCCACACTGGTTCTGGGGGGGCTGCTGGGATTGGCCGGCCTGGGCATTGCGGTTTCCGCAATGTCGTCGGCACTGGATATGTTGAAAGGAAGCGTTTCAGCTCCGCCGCGGCTGGTAGCCGTGATTGCGGCCGCGTTGTCGATTCTGGTGAAAGAGGGTTTGTTTCAATGGACCCGAAGCGAGGCCCGGCGCATTGACAGCCCCGCGCTGATGGCCAATGCCTATCATCACCGCTCCGATGCCCTCTCTTCAGTGGCCACCTTGAGCGGCGTGCTGGGGGCCATGCTACTCGGAGAGCGGGGACGAATTCTTGATCCCCTGGCCGCATTGGTGGTGGCGGGAATGATACTGGTTGCCGCGTGGAGGATCCTCCAAGAGTCAGGTAATGAATTGCTGGAAGCGGCAGTTGAGCCCGACGTGGAAAAAGAGATCCTGGAAATCATTCAAAGTGTTCCCGGGGCCATGAACCTTCACCAATTGCGTACCCGCAGGGTGGGCCCGCGCATGGTGATCGACCTGCACCTGGACGTGGACGCGCGCCTTTCCCTGTCCGCCGCCCACGCGATATCACAAACTGCGGAAGATCGTTTGCGAAATGCATTCGGCCGGGAAACCATTATCTATATCCATATCGAGCCCGGTGACATTGTGTCGAAAACGCACATTTAG
- a CDS encoding outer membrane lipoprotein-sorting protein, translated as MKIRAWSRGTNKTFLRILEPRKERGMATLRVGNEMWNYLPKTDKVMKIPPSMMMGSWMGSDFTNDDLVKEYTFLQDYHFEMAAIPDPQPGLLYVKSIPLPDRPIVWGHVITAVREEGLMPKWQEFYDEKGKLMRRIDFSDIRSFGDRTIPAVMTLVPLNKEGHRTVVRYLEAAFNVPVSNDTFALRNLRTRK; from the coding sequence CTGAAAATCCGCGCCTGGAGCCGGGGAACAAACAAAACCTTTCTGCGCATCCTGGAACCCCGCAAAGAACGGGGAATGGCCACCCTGCGCGTGGGCAATGAGATGTGGAACTACCTGCCCAAGACCGATAAGGTCATGAAAATCCCCCCCTCCATGATGATGGGTTCCTGGATGGGATCGGACTTCACCAATGACGACCTGGTCAAAGAGTACACGTTCCTGCAAGACTACCACTTTGAAATGGCCGCAATCCCCGATCCCCAGCCCGGTTTGCTGTATGTAAAAAGCATACCCCTTCCCGACCGCCCCATTGTGTGGGGGCACGTGATCACCGCGGTCCGGGAGGAAGGCCTGATGCCGAAATGGCAGGAGTTCTATGACGAAAAGGGGAAACTCATGCGCCGCATCGATTTCTCCGACATACGATCCTTTGGCGACCGCACCATCCCGGCCGTCATGACCCTGGTTCCCCTGAACAAGGAAGGGCACCGCACCGTGGTCCGATACCTGGAAGCCGCATTCAACGTTCCGGTAAGCAACGACACGTTTGCTTTGCGCAACTTGAGAACACGCAAGTAA
- a CDS encoding sigma-54-dependent Fis family transcriptional regulator: MSRDREKPVFAFVSPEEKSVNVDYQVLVIEDEKLAGEVIRDRLEEEGYLTRLCTTAQSALDYFHAHSIDLVLLDYRLPDADGHQVLAELKATNPMVPVIVMTAYSSVEKAVSMLKAGAHTYLTKPLEMESLMHEVRRALEHITLKRENLRLAETLQERYTHPDYVFQSAAMQQTLNTALRGAASQANVLITGESGTGKEVMAFIMHHHSLRRNGPMVRVNLSALPETLVEAELFGSVRGAFTGAVTRRGRFEEASGGTLFLDEIGEMPLPIQVKLLRVIQDKEITRLGSNENIPVDIRLITATNRDLEKEVSEKRFRADLFFRLNVLHIDLPPLRQRKEEIPSLVDLFIRKFNIRENKSINGVSREAMDRLMKYDFPGNIRELENIIERAVVLGRGKTLVSVDLPLFLTPENEKAAAEEKQGSLAERIKTLETRVIRDTLQKHGGNQSRAAEELGISESGLRYKLNQLKISLTSTKS, encoded by the coding sequence ATGAGTCGCGACCGGGAAAAACCCGTTTTTGCATTCGTATCCCCAGAGGAGAAATCAGTGAACGTTGATTACCAGGTTCTCGTGATCGAGGACGAAAAACTGGCTGGAGAAGTCATCCGCGACCGGCTGGAAGAAGAGGGATACCTCACCCGTCTCTGCACCACGGCCCAATCCGCCCTGGATTACTTTCATGCCCACTCGATCGACCTGGTTCTGCTGGACTACCGTCTGCCGGACGCGGATGGCCACCAGGTCCTGGCTGAACTCAAGGCAACCAATCCCATGGTTCCCGTCATTGTGATGACCGCTTACAGTTCGGTTGAGAAAGCGGTCTCCATGCTCAAGGCTGGGGCCCACACCTACCTGACCAAGCCCCTGGAAATGGAATCCCTGATGCATGAAGTCCGACGCGCACTCGAGCACATTACACTGAAGAGAGAGAACCTGCGCCTGGCGGAAACCCTTCAGGAACGATACACCCACCCGGACTATGTGTTTCAATCCGCGGCCATGCAGCAGACCCTGAACACGGCGCTGCGGGGGGCCGCCTCTCAGGCCAATGTATTGATTACGGGAGAGAGCGGTACCGGCAAAGAGGTCATGGCCTTTATCATGCACCACCATTCTTTGCGCCGCAACGGCCCCATGGTCCGGGTCAACCTCTCCGCCCTACCGGAAACCCTGGTGGAAGCCGAGTTGTTCGGATCCGTCAGGGGCGCGTTCACCGGGGCCGTCACCCGGCGCGGCCGCTTTGAAGAAGCCAGTGGCGGAACCCTGTTTCTGGATGAAATCGGTGAAATGCCCCTCCCCATCCAGGTCAAGCTTCTGCGCGTGATTCAGGACAAAGAGATTACGCGCCTGGGCTCCAATGAAAACATCCCCGTGGATATCCGCCTCATCACCGCCACGAATCGTGACCTGGAAAAAGAAGTCTCAGAAAAACGCTTTCGTGCTGATCTCTTTTTCCGGCTGAACGTGCTCCACATCGATTTGCCCCCCCTGCGGCAACGCAAAGAAGAGATCCCTTCCCTGGTCGATCTGTTTATCCGCAAGTTCAACATACGGGAAAACAAATCGATCAACGGCGTTTCCCGTGAAGCCATGGACCGGCTAATGAAATACGATTTCCCCGGCAATATTCGCGAACTGGAAAACATCATTGAGCGCGCAGTCGTCCTGGGCCGGGGCAAAACCCTGGTTTCCGTGGATCTGCCGCTTTTTCTGACACCGGAAAACGAAAAAGCCGCCGCCGAAGAAAAGCAGGGATCATTGGCGGAAAGAATCAAAACGCTGGAAACCCGTGTTATCCGTGATACTTTGCAGAAACATGGTGGCAACCAGTCACGCGCGGCTGAGGAATTGGGAATATCCGAGTCGGGGTTGCGGTACAAACTCAACCAACTGAAAATTTCCCTGACAAGTACAAAAAGCTGA
- a CDS encoding ABC transporter permease — MILKMAFRNVFRRKRRSLLTALSMFGGFVLAAFFIGFPDGSYNHIIDAFTRTRLGHIQIHHHEYLETPSLYRTVDNPGRLGDILDKTEEIENWTPRLYSAGLAAAKEKSAGVRIIGVHPQQEHRTTGFGNRIVEGKSFSSSTAKETIIGKGLAKLLHAGIGNDIVIISQAADGSIANERYGVVGILDSGNEVDDRSAFYLPLNEAQELLVLGERVHEIAMVVTKLGRVGAITRNLRTRIGSSEIQVAPWQEFAESFYKAMKADQEGMWIMLLVIVLVVAVGILNTVLMSVLERQREYGMLRAVGTRPGQIVRLVLAEVMILAAFCIAAGTLAGLLINHVFSLKGIRFADAFTYGGMAFETIRTEINLRSFTIPTATVLLSALLVSLIPALKAAHTDPARSMRIH, encoded by the coding sequence ATGATATTGAAAATGGCGTTCCGCAACGTGTTTCGCCGGAAACGCCGCTCCCTGCTGACCGCACTCAGCATGTTCGGAGGCTTTGTTCTGGCCGCGTTCTTTATTGGGTTTCCAGACGGCAGTTACAACCACATCATCGATGCCTTCACCCGCACCCGCCTGGGACACATCCAGATACACCACCACGAGTACCTGGAAACCCCGTCCCTTTACCGTACCGTCGACAATCCCGGCCGCCTGGGCGACATCCTGGATAAAACAGAGGAAATCGAGAACTGGACTCCCCGCCTCTATTCCGCCGGACTGGCCGCGGCGAAAGAAAAAAGTGCGGGAGTACGCATCATCGGCGTTCATCCACAACAGGAACACCGCACAACCGGGTTCGGCAACCGTATCGTGGAAGGCAAAAGCTTCTCTTCCTCCACGGCCAAGGAAACCATAATCGGCAAGGGCCTGGCCAAGCTGTTACATGCCGGGATCGGCAATGACATCGTTATCATCAGTCAGGCCGCGGACGGCTCCATTGCCAACGAGCGTTATGGCGTGGTAGGCATTCTGGACTCGGGAAACGAAGTAGATGACCGCTCCGCTTTTTACCTGCCGCTCAATGAAGCACAGGAATTACTGGTCCTGGGAGAACGGGTTCATGAAATCGCCATGGTGGTTACAAAACTGGGCCGGGTGGGAGCCATCACCCGCAACCTGCGAACCCGCATCGGTTCATCCGAAATTCAAGTGGCCCCGTGGCAGGAGTTCGCCGAATCTTTTTACAAGGCGATGAAAGCCGACCAGGAAGGCATGTGGATCATGTTGCTGGTTATTGTACTGGTAGTGGCCGTGGGAATCCTGAACACGGTGCTCATGTCGGTATTGGAACGTCAACGCGAGTACGGCATGTTGCGCGCCGTGGGCACCCGGCCCGGTCAGATCGTACGCCTGGTACTGGCGGAAGTGATGATTTTGGCCGCGTTCTGCATTGCGGCCGGAACGCTCGCCGGGTTGCTGATCAACCACGTTTTTTCTCTTAAAGGCATCCGCTTTGCCGATGCCTTTACATACGGGGGAATGGCTTTCGAAACCATACGCACGGAAATCAACCTGCGCAGTTTTACCATTCCCACGGCAACCGTGCTGCTGTCTGCGCTGCTGGTCAGCCTGATTCCCGCTCTGAAAGCGGCCCATACCGACCCGGCCCGCTCCATGCGTATACATTAA
- a CDS encoding cytochrome C assembly protein yields the protein MRSIASHPALFIAAILWISALIFYRGPLRRSRHRAYALSLAGSIVLGFFLVFLWFRLGRPPMQTLGETRLWYAFFLVIVGILSFHKWKFSWFIPLSTVIALVFLLFDIFRPGYFDKAMMPALQSPWFVPHVILFIFSYAILGVTALISLRELWFDFKKRPMSTESLAAVDNLVTAGLSLFTVAMLFGALWAKQAWGHYWTWDPKETWALITWMVYKIYLHYRLHRPRRRRAAFLVLFSAFLVLLICWFGVNYLPSAITSIHTY from the coding sequence ATGAGGAGCATCGCGTCCCACCCGGCATTGTTCATCGCGGCGATTCTCTGGATTTCCGCCCTGATTTTTTACCGGGGACCGCTGCGCAGATCCAGGCATCGCGCTTACGCGCTGTCACTTGCCGGAAGTATCGTGCTGGGCTTTTTCCTGGTTTTTCTATGGTTCAGGCTGGGGCGTCCGCCCATGCAGACCCTGGGGGAAACCCGGCTCTGGTACGCGTTTTTCCTCGTGATCGTGGGTATTCTCTCCTTTCACAAGTGGAAGTTTTCCTGGTTTATTCCCCTGAGTACGGTAATCGCGCTGGTTTTTTTACTCTTCGACATTTTCCGGCCGGGATACTTCGATAAGGCGATGATGCCGGCGCTGCAGAGCCCCTGGTTTGTTCCCCACGTCATTTTGTTTATTTTTTCGTACGCGATCCTGGGCGTGACCGCCCTCATCTCGTTGCGCGAGTTGTGGTTCGATTTCAAAAAGCGTCCCATGTCCACCGAATCCCTTGCGGCCGTGGACAACCTGGTCACCGCCGGACTGTCCTTGTTCACCGTGGCCATGCTTTTCGGCGCGCTCTGGGCCAAACAGGCCTGGGGGCATTACTGGACCTGGGATCCCAAGGAAACCTGGGCGCTGATCACCTGGATGGTATACAAAATCTACCTGCATTATCGCCTGCACCGGCCACGCAGACGCCGCGCCGCTTTCCTGGTGCTGTTTTCCGCTTTCCTGGTTCTGCTCATCTGCTGGTTCGGCGTCAACTACCTGCCTTCCGCCATTACCAGCATCCATACTTATTAA